One window of Fusarium keratoplasticum isolate Fu6.1 chromosome 2, whole genome shotgun sequence genomic DNA carries:
- a CDS encoding Fe2OG dioxygenase domain-containing protein, with the protein MTTTNLTELDAHEQPSDEMRAEWKSFMRQDQKSLLDDPRIDDPRAPLEKSGFRTVTTLSRAQIASSFAHLNPDLASEAEGDISVIHHPLIPGLLILPSLLPPMVQRDLLDRLVHRDLSNPKHQTNLHLHYDLPYPEGQQDDETSFFALHPDSPASFIPKDPNVHKPLSIKQVLQRKLHWVTLGGQYDWTNRVYPDQLPPQFPDDISRFLEGLFPETVAQAAILNFYTPGDTMMMHRDVSEETDKGLISLSLGCDGLFMIAPNAAQPQPKSEAAGDKEYLLLRLRSGDAIYMTQESRSAWHGVPKVLKGTCPGYLEDWPAREDGRFDEWKGWMKSKRINLNVRQMKD; encoded by the exons ATGACTACCACCAACCTCACAGAGCTTGACGCCCATGAGCAGCCCTCGGATGAAATGCGGGCGGAGTGGAAGAGCTTCATGCGTCAAGACCAGAAAAGCCTCCTCGATGACCCTCGCATCGATGATCCTCGCGCTCCGCTGGAAAAGTCTGGCTTCCGTACAGTCACGACACTTTCAAGAGCGCAGATTGCAAGCAGCTTCGCTCACCTGAATCCTGACCTTGCCTCTGAAGCCGAAGGCGACATCTCCGTTATTCATCATCCCCTGATACCGG GCCTTCTTATCCTCCCATCGCTACTCCCACCGATGGTGCAGAGGGATCTGTTGGACCGTCTAGTACATCGCGATCTAAGTAACCCGAAGCATCAGAccaacctccatctccattATGACCTCCCATACCCGGAAGGTCAGCAAGATGACGAAACGTCGTTCTTCGCCCTTCACCCAGATAGTCCCGCCTCATTCATCCCCAAAGACCCCAACGTCCACAAACCACTCTCCATCAAACAGGTTCTGCAACGAAAACTGCACTGGGTCACGCTGGGTGGCCAATACGATTGGACAAACCGCGTGTACCCTGACCAATTGCCTCCTCAGTTTCCTGACGACATCTCTCGCTTCCTAGAGGGTCTCTTTCCCGAGACGGTCGCCCAGGCGGCCATTCTCAACTTTTACACCCCGGGAGACACCATGATGATGCATCGAGACGTCAGCGAGGAGACCGACAAGGGCCTCATTAGCCTTAGTCTGGGCTGTGATGGCCTCTTCATGATCGCACCGAATGCCGCCCAGCCCCAGCCGAAGAGCGAAGCAGCTGGTGACAAGGAGTACTTGCTGTTGAGATTGAGATCCGGAGACGCCATCTACATGACTCAGGAATCCAGATCTGCCTGGCATGGAGTGCCAAAAGTGCTCAAGGGCACATGCCCTGGCTACCTAGAGGATTGGCCGGCTCGCGAGGATGGCAGGTTTGATGAGTGGAAGGGATGGATGAAAAGCAAGAGGATCAACCTCAATGTTCGGCAAATGAAAGATTAA